A single Blastococcus colisei DNA region contains:
- a CDS encoding tetratricopeptide repeat protein, with product MPETSPDGGVYEWYQRGIQLLRDGNPAAAATLLRRASAAEPDSRSILEALARAQYDAGRYEEAVISFTTLTAVSPTDDYAHFGLGLAASRAGELRLAAEHLALAVAMRPDVGHYARALRGVRARQAAESA from the coding sequence GTGCCGGAGACTTCCCCCGACGGCGGCGTCTACGAGTGGTACCAGCGCGGCATCCAGCTCCTGCGGGACGGCAATCCCGCGGCCGCGGCCACCCTCCTCCGCCGCGCGTCGGCGGCGGAGCCGGACTCGCGCAGCATCCTCGAGGCGCTGGCACGGGCCCAGTACGACGCAGGCCGCTACGAGGAGGCCGTCATCAGCTTCACCACGCTGACCGCCGTCAGCCCCACGGACGACTACGCGCACTTCGGTCTCGGCCTGGCGGCCAGCCGGGCCGGGGAGTTGCGGCTCGCGGCCGAGCACCTGGCGCTGGCGGTCGCCATGCGCCCGGACGTCGGCCACTACGCGCGTGCGCTGCGCGGGGTCAGGGCCCGGCAGGCGGCCGAGTCCGCGTGA
- a CDS encoding DUF1015 domain-containing protein, producing the protein MLESTSSRSSASATGLDVRPFRALTYRHRDPGHLARVSSPAYDLVTPAGRERLAGADPHNIVRLILPLPGPGSDDEGDAVQRSTELAADTLRRWQEDGVLIREAEPALWLYELSPAGGGPTTVGWLGAVALPPPGSTAVLPHEDTYPRAVEGRRALLAATGTDLEPIVLAHDPDPEVTALSEEVRRGEPDMTVRDVDDVGHRLWRVTDRGLLDRLTRALARTEAVIADGHHRFAAARAHQHGASAGPGSDSVLALLTPMGPGGLRVDPIHRVVPELDLSAAVGTAAAGFRVADVPTTGGTTADAVRRWMTAPRESGFLVTDGRRLVRLSDPTDDVRAAVPSEAPPAWRGLDVVVAHHSLLGRLWQRSDDPDSVLISHSVEEALRVAVERSGVALLLRAPSPADVAAVARAGARMPRKSTLFVPKPRTGLVLRPLAD; encoded by the coding sequence GTGCTCGAATCGACGTCGTCCCGGTCGTCCGCGTCGGCGACGGGACTCGACGTCCGTCCCTTCCGCGCCCTCACCTATCGGCACCGGGATCCCGGGCACCTCGCCCGGGTCAGCTCGCCAGCCTACGACCTGGTGACGCCGGCCGGCCGGGAGCGACTGGCCGGGGCCGACCCGCACAACATCGTCCGGCTGATCCTCCCGCTGCCTGGTCCGGGCTCCGATGACGAGGGCGATGCCGTCCAGCGCTCGACGGAGCTCGCCGCCGACACCCTGCGCCGCTGGCAGGAGGACGGGGTGCTGATCCGCGAAGCCGAACCGGCCTTGTGGCTCTACGAGCTGAGTCCGGCCGGCGGCGGTCCGACGACCGTCGGCTGGCTGGGAGCGGTCGCGCTGCCGCCGCCCGGCTCGACGGCGGTCCTCCCCCACGAGGACACCTACCCCCGCGCGGTCGAGGGCCGACGGGCGTTGCTGGCGGCGACCGGGACCGACCTCGAGCCCATCGTCCTCGCTCACGACCCGGACCCGGAGGTCACCGCGCTGAGCGAGGAGGTGCGCCGGGGCGAGCCGGACATGACCGTCCGGGACGTCGACGACGTCGGGCACCGGCTGTGGCGGGTGACCGATCGCGGATTGCTGGACCGGCTCACGCGCGCCCTCGCCCGGACCGAGGCGGTCATCGCCGACGGGCACCACCGCTTCGCGGCCGCTCGCGCCCATCAGCACGGCGCTTCCGCGGGGCCTGGCAGCGACAGCGTCCTGGCTCTGCTGACCCCGATGGGTCCGGGGGGTCTACGGGTCGATCCGATCCACCGCGTCGTTCCTGAACTGGACCTGAGCGCCGCCGTCGGCACCGCTGCCGCCGGCTTCCGCGTGGCCGACGTCCCCACGACCGGGGGTACGACGGCCGACGCAGTCCGGCGGTGGATGACCGCACCGCGGGAGTCCGGCTTCCTGGTCACCGACGGCAGGCGGCTGGTGCGGCTGTCCGATCCCACGGACGACGTCCGCGCGGCCGTGCCCTCCGAGGCACCCCCGGCCTGGCGCGGACTCGACGTGGTCGTGGCGCACCACAGCCTCCTCGGCCGGCTCTGGCAGCGCTCGGACGACCCTGACTCCGTGCTGATCTCGCACAGCGTGGAAGAGGCACTCCGGGTCGCGGTCGAACGCTCGGGAGTGGCGCTCCTGCTCAGGGCGCCGTCGCCCGCCGACGTCGCCGCCGTCGCCCGAGCAGGCGCCCGGATGCCCCGGAAGTCCACCCTCTTCGTGCCCAAGCCGCGGACGGGTCTGGTGCTGCGGCCGCTGGCGGACTGA
- a CDS encoding single-stranded DNA-binding protein, which translates to MSVAVIDRNDVVLRGRLSAPAEIRALPSGDPLLTFRLVVRRLEPRARGQSVDVLTCITYDRGLQRRAALWQPGDVVEVEGALQRRFWRTGSGTASVCEVNCRKGRKVPRSGVGAGERTA; encoded by the coding sequence ATGAGCGTTGCTGTGATCGATCGGAACGACGTGGTGCTCCGCGGGCGGCTGTCCGCCCCAGCGGAGATCCGGGCCCTGCCCAGCGGTGATCCGCTGCTCACCTTCCGTCTCGTGGTGCGCCGCCTCGAACCGCGAGCGCGGGGCCAGTCGGTGGACGTGCTCACCTGCATCACCTACGACCGTGGCCTGCAGCGTCGTGCGGCGCTCTGGCAACCCGGAGACGTGGTCGAGGTGGAAGGCGCCCTGCAGCGGCGGTTCTGGCGGACCGGCAGCGGCACTGCGTCCGTCTGCGAGGTGAACTGCCGCAAGGGCCGGAAGGTGCCCCGATCGGGCGTCGGCGCCGGCGAGCGGACCGCGTGA
- the tyrS gene encoding tyrosine--tRNA ligase: MNDVIDDLHRRGLIAQSTDEAALRAHLAEAPVTYYCGFDPTAQSLHVGHLVQFMVLRALQRAGHQPVVLVGGATGLIGDPRPTAERQLNDRDTVASWVQRIRDQVAPFLDLPAERDGLPGPIYVNNLEWTAPISAIDFLRDLGKHFRVGKMLAKEAVSARLNSEAGISYTEFSYQILQSNDFRELHRRHGVTLQTGGSDQWGNLTAGIDLVRRTEGAAVHALSTPLVTKSDGTKFGKSEGGTVWLDPALTTPYAFFQFWLNADDADARTWLPLFSERSAEDLEALIAESIERPAARTAQRALAEELTILVHGPEQLRQAEAAGRALFGRDDLAALGEETLAAALREAGSVTVDGEVPSIAQLLQLTGLVSSLSEARRTVKEGGAYLNNARVTDADAVPGEDAWLAGGWLVLRRGKRAVAGVHRAP; the protein is encoded by the coding sequence GTGAACGACGTGATCGACGACCTGCACCGCCGAGGGCTGATCGCCCAGAGCACCGACGAGGCTGCGCTGCGCGCCCATCTCGCCGAGGCGCCGGTCACCTACTACTGCGGCTTCGACCCCACCGCGCAGAGCCTGCACGTCGGACACCTCGTGCAGTTCATGGTGCTGCGGGCCCTGCAGCGCGCCGGGCATCAGCCGGTCGTCCTCGTGGGGGGCGCCACCGGGCTGATCGGCGACCCACGCCCCACGGCCGAGCGCCAGCTCAACGACCGGGACACGGTCGCCTCGTGGGTGCAGCGGATCCGCGACCAGGTGGCGCCTTTCCTGGACCTCCCGGCGGAGCGGGACGGTCTGCCCGGCCCGATCTACGTGAACAACCTGGAGTGGACCGCACCCATCTCGGCGATCGACTTCCTGCGCGACCTCGGCAAGCACTTCCGGGTGGGCAAGATGCTGGCCAAGGAGGCGGTGTCGGCGCGACTGAACTCCGAGGCGGGCATCAGCTACACCGAGTTCAGCTACCAGATCCTGCAGTCCAACGACTTCCGGGAACTCCACCGTCGGCACGGCGTCACGTTGCAGACCGGTGGGTCCGACCAGTGGGGCAACCTCACCGCCGGCATCGACCTCGTCCGGCGGACGGAGGGCGCTGCCGTGCACGCGCTCTCGACGCCGTTGGTCACCAAGTCCGACGGCACCAAGTTCGGCAAGTCCGAGGGCGGCACCGTCTGGCTCGATCCCGCACTGACGACGCCGTACGCGTTCTTCCAGTTCTGGCTGAACGCCGACGACGCGGACGCCCGCACGTGGCTGCCGCTCTTCTCGGAGCGTTCCGCCGAGGACCTCGAGGCGCTGATCGCCGAGAGCATCGAACGACCTGCGGCACGGACGGCGCAAAGGGCCCTGGCGGAGGAGCTGACGATTCTCGTCCACGGCCCCGAGCAGCTCCGTCAGGCCGAGGCAGCCGGCCGGGCACTGTTCGGGCGCGACGACCTCGCAGCGCTGGGCGAGGAGACGCTCGCGGCGGCGCTCCGGGAGGCCGGCAGCGTCACCGTGGACGGCGAGGTGCCGTCGATCGCGCAGCTGCTGCAACTCACCGGGCTGGTGAGCAGCCTCTCCGAGGCCCGACGCACGGTGAAGGAGGGTGGCGCGTACCTGAACAACGCGCGGGTCACCGATGCCGACGCCGTTCCGGGGGAGGACGCCTGGCTGGCAGGTGGCTGGCTGGTCCTGCGCCGCGGGAAGCGGGCGGTCGCCGGAGTTCATCGGGCCCCGTGA
- a CDS encoding DNA-3-methyladenine glycosylase, with protein sequence MGGVLARGGRPLSALPSSDLPEPGPLLTEDDLLGPVDVVAPSLLGCWVVTDRPEGRVALRLTEVEAYSGDGMDPAAHSHRGPTPRAAIMFGPPGRLYVYFSYGVHWCANVVVGPEGRGQAVLMRAGEVVVGEELARSRRPAARAARDLARGPARLTQALAIGPDDRGADLLDPASVVRLHRGPAPASISSGPRVGISLATDLPWRFWQTEAPSVSVFRPGGKPRRRRAGQDGAL encoded by the coding sequence CTGGGCGGCGTCCTCGCCCGTGGCGGCCGCCCTCTGAGTGCTCTGCCGTCGTCCGACCTGCCCGAGCCGGGGCCACTCCTCACCGAGGACGACCTGCTCGGCCCGGTCGACGTCGTGGCGCCGTCCCTGCTCGGCTGCTGGGTGGTCACCGACCGCCCGGAAGGGCGCGTGGCGCTGCGGCTGACCGAGGTGGAGGCGTACTCGGGCGACGGGATGGACCCGGCCGCCCACTCCCACCGTGGCCCGACGCCGCGGGCCGCGATCATGTTCGGTCCGCCGGGCCGGCTGTACGTCTACTTCAGCTACGGCGTGCACTGGTGCGCCAACGTCGTCGTGGGGCCGGAGGGGCGCGGGCAGGCGGTCCTGATGCGGGCCGGTGAGGTGGTGGTGGGGGAGGAGCTGGCCCGGTCACGCCGACCGGCCGCTCGTGCGGCCCGCGACCTCGCGCGCGGGCCCGCCCGCCTCACCCAGGCGCTGGCGATCGGTCCTGACGACCGGGGCGCCGACCTGCTCGATCCCGCTTCCGTGGTCCGGCTCCACCGCGGACCTGCGCCGGCCTCGATCTCGTCGGGGCCCCGCGTCGGCATCAGCCTGGCAACCGACCTTCCCTGGCGGTTCTGGCAGACCGAGGCACCCTCGGTCAGCGTGTTCCGGCCGGGTGGGAAGCCGCGCCGTCGCCGCGCCGGGCAGGATGGGGCGCTGTGA
- the argH gene encoding argininosuccinate lyase: MTSVDPAAAPGIPAATAANETRLWGGRFGGGPSPAMAALSKSTDVDWRLAPYDLASSRAHARVLHRAGLLTDDEVEQMVGALTELSAEVAAGTFAPIESDEDVHEALERGLTDKLGTLGGKLRAGRSRNDQVATDLRLYLRHNVRALVAELSSLEVALLGLAERYQDVAAPGMTHLQHAQPVLIAHQLLAHAHSIGRDVDRLQDWDRRTAVSPLGAGALAGSSLRLDPDAVAAELGFDRAADNSIDAVSDRDFAAEFCFAAALLGVHLSRLGEEVVLWTSTEFGWARLDDAWATGSSIMPQKKNPDIAELARGKSGRFVGNLTGLLTMLKGLPLAYDRDLQEDKEPVFDSMEQLMLLLPAVTGMVATLTLRPEVLEAAAPQGFALATDVAEWLVSTGVPFRSAHEISGAMVAFCEEAGLELDQLDDDQLAGIDERLTPAVRSVLSVQGALAARKARGGTAPERVAEQLSALEALAAAHADWAASSPVAAAL; the protein is encoded by the coding sequence GTGACGTCTGTCGATCCTGCCGCCGCGCCCGGCATCCCCGCCGCGACGGCAGCGAACGAAACGCGCCTGTGGGGAGGTCGCTTCGGCGGCGGCCCGTCCCCGGCCATGGCGGCGCTGTCCAAGTCCACGGACGTCGACTGGCGGCTCGCGCCCTACGACCTGGCCTCGTCACGGGCGCACGCGCGTGTCCTGCACCGCGCCGGGCTGCTCACCGACGACGAGGTCGAGCAGATGGTCGGCGCCCTGACCGAGCTCTCGGCCGAGGTCGCCGCCGGCACCTTCGCGCCCATCGAGAGCGACGAGGACGTGCACGAGGCCCTCGAGCGCGGTCTCACCGACAAGCTGGGCACGCTCGGCGGCAAGCTGCGCGCCGGACGCAGCCGCAACGACCAGGTGGCCACCGATCTGCGGCTGTACCTGCGGCACAACGTCCGGGCACTCGTGGCCGAGCTGTCGTCGCTGGAGGTGGCACTGCTCGGGCTGGCGGAGCGCTACCAGGACGTCGCCGCGCCGGGCATGACCCATCTGCAGCACGCGCAGCCGGTCCTCATCGCCCACCAGCTCCTCGCGCACGCCCACTCGATCGGTCGCGACGTCGACCGGCTCCAGGACTGGGACCGGCGGACGGCGGTCAGCCCGCTAGGCGCCGGCGCGCTGGCCGGCTCGTCGCTCCGTCTGGATCCCGATGCGGTCGCGGCCGAACTCGGCTTCGACCGGGCGGCGGACAACTCGATCGACGCGGTCAGCGACCGCGACTTCGCCGCCGAGTTCTGCTTCGCCGCCGCGCTGCTCGGCGTCCATCTCTCCCGGCTGGGGGAGGAGGTCGTGCTCTGGACCTCGACGGAGTTCGGCTGGGCCCGGCTGGACGACGCCTGGGCCACCGGGTCGTCGATCATGCCGCAGAAGAAGAACCCTGACATCGCCGAGCTGGCCCGCGGGAAGTCGGGCCGCTTCGTGGGCAACCTGACCGGGTTGCTCACGATGCTCAAGGGGCTGCCGCTGGCCTACGACCGCGACCTGCAGGAGGACAAGGAGCCCGTCTTCGACTCCATGGAGCAGCTCATGCTCCTGCTCCCCGCGGTCACCGGCATGGTCGCGACGCTGACCCTGCGCCCGGAGGTGCTGGAGGCGGCAGCCCCGCAGGGCTTCGCCCTGGCGACCGACGTGGCCGAGTGGCTCGTGTCGACAGGGGTGCCGTTCCGGTCGGCACACGAGATCTCCGGCGCGATGGTGGCCTTCTGCGAGGAGGCCGGGCTCGAGCTCGACCAGCTCGACGACGACCAGCTCGCCGGCATCGACGAGCGGCTCACCCCCGCCGTCCGGTCGGTCCTGTCGGTGCAGGGGGCCCTGGCGGCCCGCAAGGCACGCGGGGGGACGGCGCCCGAGCGGGTGGCCGAGCAGCTGAGCGCGCTCGAGGCACTCGCCGCGGCGCACGCCGACTGGGCGGCGTCCTCGCCCGTGGCGGCCGCCCTCTGA
- a CDS encoding arginine repressor gives MTAAVTRSARQARIRALIEAQPVTSQTHLAALLAESGVEVTQATLSRDLEELGAVKMRGSDGAPASYVLPPENAPLRPAQAAPARLTRLLADLLTHADGSANLAVLRTPPGAAQFLASALDKVGLPDVLGTIAGDDTLLVVSRDPDGGPALADRLRALAAGTTPNYPELTSDLEEESHP, from the coding sequence ATGACGGCGGCGGTCACGCGTTCGGCGCGGCAGGCCCGCATCCGGGCGCTCATCGAGGCCCAGCCGGTCACCTCGCAGACCCATCTGGCGGCGCTGCTCGCCGAATCGGGCGTCGAGGTCACCCAGGCCACGCTGTCGCGGGACCTGGAGGAGCTCGGCGCGGTGAAGATGCGCGGGTCCGACGGTGCGCCGGCGAGCTACGTGCTCCCGCCGGAGAACGCCCCGCTGCGGCCCGCGCAGGCGGCGCCGGCCCGGCTCACCCGGCTCCTGGCCGACCTGCTCACCCACGCCGACGGCAGCGCCAACCTCGCCGTCCTGCGCACTCCGCCCGGGGCCGCGCAGTTCCTCGCCTCGGCGCTGGACAAGGTGGGCCTCCCCGACGTGCTGGGCACGATCGCCGGGGACGACACTCTGCTGGTCGTCTCGCGGGACCCCGACGGCGGACCGGCCCTGGCCGACCGCCTGCGGGCCCTGGCGGCCGGCACCACGCCCAACTACCCCGAACTCACGTCCGACCTGGAGGAGGAGTCGCACCCGTGA
- the argF gene encoding ornithine carbamoyltransferase, which yields MTRHFLKDDDLSPAEQAEVLALAASLKASRHTAEAPTPLAAPNGVPRAVAVLFDKPSTRTRVSFSVGVAELGGYPLVIDAAGSQLGRGEPIEDTTRVLDRQAAAIVWRTFGQDRIEAMASVSRVPVVNALTDTYHPCQILADLQTVVEHKGTLAGRSLTYLGDGANNMAHSYLLGGATAGMHVRIGCPEAFQPDPEIFLRAAGIAAQTGGSVEWTPDAGKAAEGADVLATDTWVSMGQEGEYGGRSAPFQPYAVDEAALARAAHDAVVLHCLPAYRGKEISADVIDGPQSVVWDEAENRLHAQKALLLWLLERS from the coding sequence GTGACCCGGCACTTCCTCAAGGACGACGACCTGAGCCCGGCCGAGCAGGCCGAGGTGCTGGCGCTGGCTGCCTCGCTCAAGGCGTCGCGGCACACCGCCGAGGCGCCGACCCCGCTGGCCGCTCCGAACGGCGTGCCGCGGGCGGTGGCGGTGCTGTTCGACAAGCCCTCGACCCGCACCCGGGTGTCCTTCTCGGTCGGCGTCGCCGAGCTCGGCGGCTACCCGCTGGTCATCGACGCGGCAGGCAGCCAGCTGGGCCGCGGCGAGCCGATCGAGGACACCACGCGCGTGCTCGACCGGCAGGCCGCCGCCATCGTGTGGCGGACCTTCGGCCAGGACCGCATCGAGGCGATGGCCTCGGTCAGCCGGGTGCCGGTGGTCAACGCGCTCACCGACACCTACCACCCGTGCCAGATCCTGGCCGACCTGCAGACGGTCGTCGAGCACAAGGGCACCCTGGCCGGCCGGTCGCTGACCTACCTCGGTGACGGCGCCAACAACATGGCGCACTCCTACCTGCTCGGCGGGGCCACCGCCGGCATGCACGTGCGGATCGGCTGCCCCGAGGCGTTCCAGCCCGATCCCGAGATCTTCCTGCGCGCGGCCGGCATCGCGGCCCAGACCGGGGGTTCGGTGGAATGGACGCCGGACGCAGGAAAGGCCGCCGAGGGCGCCGACGTCCTCGCCACCGACACCTGGGTCTCCATGGGCCAGGAGGGCGAGTACGGGGGACGCAGCGCACCGTTCCAGCCGTATGCCGTCGACGAGGCGGCCCTCGCCCGGGCTGCCCACGACGCCGTCGTCCTGCACTGCCTCCCGGCCTACCGGGGCAAGGAGATCTCCGCCGACGTGATCGACGGGCCGCAGAGCGTGGTGTGGGACGAGGCCGAGAACCGGCTGCACGCCCAGAAGGCCCTTCTCCTGTGGCTCCTGGAGCGGTCATGA
- a CDS encoding acetylornithine transaminase has translation MTTHTEELARRWSAVMMGNYRTPPVALDRGAGATVWDVDGREYTDLLGGIATTILGHAHPKVVEAITTQAQKLGHVSNLAIHEPGVLLAERLLDLAGRPGRVFFCNSGAEANEAAFKISRLTGRPEVITAEGAFHGRTMGALALTGQPSKAAAFAPLPGGVRYVPYGDADALTAAVGGQTAMVLLEPMLGEGGVLPAPAGYLAGAASVAAAAGALFALDEVQTGIGRTGHWFASQADGLQPDVITLAKALGGGLPMGALLAFGDAADLLTAGAHGSTFGGNPIAAAAALAVLDTIRDDGLLERAKEIEHRFTAGIEGLGHAGISGVRGRGALLGVVLTADVAPALETQLRAAGFLTNAVAPGVLRLAPPLVLTDAQVDAFVAALPAALDASLENQ, from the coding sequence ATGACGACGCACACCGAGGAGCTGGCCCGCCGCTGGTCGGCCGTGATGATGGGCAACTACAGGACCCCGCCGGTGGCGCTCGACCGCGGCGCGGGGGCCACCGTGTGGGACGTCGACGGCCGCGAGTACACCGACCTGCTCGGTGGCATCGCGACGACGATCCTGGGTCACGCGCACCCGAAGGTCGTCGAGGCGATCACCACCCAGGCGCAGAAGCTCGGCCACGTCTCCAACCTGGCGATCCACGAGCCGGGCGTGCTGCTCGCCGAGCGGCTGCTGGACCTCGCGGGCCGGCCGGGGCGGGTCTTCTTCTGCAACTCCGGCGCCGAGGCCAACGAGGCGGCGTTCAAGATCAGCCGGCTCACCGGACGGCCCGAGGTCATCACCGCCGAGGGCGCGTTCCACGGCCGGACGATGGGCGCCCTGGCGCTCACCGGGCAGCCGTCGAAGGCCGCGGCCTTCGCCCCGCTGCCCGGCGGCGTGCGGTACGTGCCCTACGGGGACGCCGACGCGCTGACCGCCGCGGTCGGCGGGCAGACCGCCATGGTGCTGCTCGAGCCCATGCTGGGGGAGGGCGGCGTGCTGCCCGCGCCGGCGGGTTACCTGGCCGGCGCGGCGTCGGTGGCCGCGGCCGCGGGCGCGCTGTTCGCGCTCGACGAGGTGCAGACCGGCATCGGCCGCACCGGGCACTGGTTCGCCTCCCAGGCGGACGGGCTCCAGCCCGACGTCATCACCCTGGCCAAGGCGCTGGGCGGGGGGCTGCCGATGGGTGCGCTGCTGGCCTTCGGCGACGCGGCGGACCTGCTGACCGCCGGCGCCCACGGCTCCACGTTCGGCGGCAACCCGATCGCTGCCGCTGCGGCCCTCGCCGTCCTGGACACCATCCGCGACGACGGGCTGCTCGAGCGCGCCAAGGAGATCGAGCACCGGTTCACCGCCGGCATCGAGGGACTGGGCCACGCCGGCATCAGCGGCGTCCGGGGGAGGGGAGCGCTGCTCGGCGTCGTGCTCACCGCCGACGTGGCCCCGGCGCTGGAGACGCAGTTGCGGGCCGCCGGCTTCCTCACCAACGCCGTGGCACCCGGTGTGCTGCGACTCGCGCCGCCCCTCGTCCTCACCGACGCGCAGGTCGACGCCTTCGTCGCGGCCCTGCCCGCCGCCCTCGACGCCTCCCTGGAGAACCAGTGA
- the argB gene encoding acetylglutamate kinase, producing the protein MTAQDPTPPDVALDETPPRRKVGTSRVMRTNDPEGDALKVAVLTGALPWLREFHGNVVVIKYGGHAMVDDECRRAFAEDMVFLRTCGILPVVVHGGGPQITEMLARLGISSEFRGGLRVTTPETIDVVRMVLTGQVGPDIVGLINQHGPMAVHLSGEDGGLFTARRTAAMVDGQPVDVGLVGDVAAVDTTPVTALLEAGHIPVVASVAPDADGVVHNVNADTAAAALAAALGAVKLVVLTDVEGLYADWPDRDSLVQQIDARELAEILPTLDAGMIPKMTACLRAVEGGVKRATVVDGRTPHALLLETFTTEGTGTMVVPARNQKEGTA; encoded by the coding sequence ATGACCGCACAGGACCCGACCCCGCCGGACGTCGCCCTCGACGAGACACCGCCGCGCAGGAAGGTCGGCACCAGCCGGGTCATGCGCACCAACGACCCGGAGGGGGACGCGCTGAAGGTCGCCGTGCTCACCGGCGCGCTGCCGTGGCTGCGGGAGTTCCACGGCAACGTCGTCGTCATCAAGTACGGCGGCCACGCCATGGTCGACGACGAGTGCCGGCGTGCCTTCGCCGAGGACATGGTGTTCCTGCGGACGTGCGGCATCCTGCCGGTCGTCGTGCACGGCGGCGGCCCGCAGATCACCGAGATGCTCGCCCGCCTGGGCATCAGCAGCGAGTTCCGGGGTGGGCTGCGGGTGACCACGCCGGAGACGATCGACGTCGTCCGCATGGTGCTGACCGGCCAGGTGGGCCCGGACATCGTCGGGCTGATCAACCAGCACGGCCCGATGGCCGTGCACCTGTCCGGGGAGGACGGCGGCCTGTTCACGGCCCGACGCACCGCGGCCATGGTGGACGGGCAGCCGGTCGACGTCGGCCTGGTCGGCGACGTCGCCGCGGTCGACACCACCCCGGTCACCGCGCTGCTGGAGGCCGGCCACATCCCGGTCGTCGCCAGCGTCGCCCCCGATGCCGACGGCGTCGTGCACAACGTCAACGCCGACACCGCCGCGGCGGCACTGGCCGCGGCGCTGGGCGCGGTGAAACTCGTCGTCCTCACCGACGTCGAGGGCCTCTACGCCGACTGGCCCGACCGCGACTCTCTGGTCCAGCAGATCGACGCCCGCGAGCTGGCCGAGATCCTGCCCACGCTGGACGCCGGGATGATCCCGAAGATGACCGCCTGCCTGCGGGCGGTCGAGGGCGGGGTGAAGCGGGCGACCGTCGTCGACGGACGGACGCCGCACGCCCTGCTCCTGGAGACGTTCACCACCGAGGGAACCGGGACGATGGTCGTCCCGGCGAGGAACCAGAAGGAGGGCACAGCATGA
- the argJ gene encoding bifunctional glutamate N-acetyltransferase/amino-acid acetyltransferase ArgJ, with the protein MSTTAPKGFSAAGVAAGLKSSGDLDVAVVLNHGPDDAAAAVFTTNRFPAAPVLWSRQVLAGERARAVVLNSGGANACTGPEGFQDTHATAEHAAAALGIGAIDVAVASTGLIGVRLPMDKLTAGVTAAVEALSEDGGPDAARAIMTTDSVPKTTVQQREGWCVGGMAKGAGMLAPSLATMLVVLTTDAVVPPELLRSALKTATSVSFERVDSDGCLSTNDTVLVMASGASGMTPSAGEFTDALTAAATDLAMQLLADAEGSTKDIAITVRNAAGVDDALTAGRACARNNLLKTALFGNDPNWGRVLAAIGTTDAAFEADQVDVTINGVTVCRGGAIGDPREGVDLTGRAITIDVDLKAGSEQATIWTNDLSIAYVHENSAYST; encoded by the coding sequence ATGAGCACCACCGCCCCGAAGGGGTTCTCCGCTGCCGGCGTCGCCGCCGGACTCAAGTCCTCCGGCGACCTCGACGTCGCCGTCGTCCTCAACCACGGTCCGGACGACGCCGCCGCGGCCGTCTTCACCACCAACCGCTTCCCGGCCGCGCCGGTGCTGTGGAGCCGCCAGGTCCTGGCCGGCGAGCGGGCGAGGGCCGTCGTCCTCAACTCCGGCGGGGCCAACGCGTGCACCGGTCCCGAGGGCTTCCAGGACACGCACGCGACGGCCGAGCACGCCGCCGCCGCACTCGGCATCGGCGCGATCGACGTCGCCGTCGCCTCCACCGGGCTGATCGGCGTCCGGCTGCCCATGGACAAGCTGACCGCCGGGGTCACCGCGGCGGTGGAGGCGCTCAGCGAGGACGGCGGACCGGACGCCGCCCGCGCGATCATGACCACGGACAGCGTCCCCAAGACGACCGTGCAGCAGCGCGAGGGCTGGTGCGTCGGCGGCATGGCGAAGGGCGCCGGCATGCTCGCCCCGTCGCTGGCCACGATGCTCGTCGTCCTCACCACCGACGCCGTCGTTCCGCCGGAGCTGCTCCGGAGCGCGCTCAAGACGGCGACCAGCGTCAGCTTCGAGCGCGTCGACTCCGACGGCTGCCTGTCGACCAACGACACGGTTCTCGTCATGGCGAGCGGCGCCAGCGGGATGACGCCCAGCGCCGGGGAGTTCACCGACGCGCTCACCGCGGCGGCCACGGACCTCGCGATGCAGCTCCTGGCCGACGCCGAGGGCTCGACCAAGGACATCGCGATCACCGTCCGCAACGCCGCCGGCGTCGACGACGCCCTCACCGCCGGCCGGGCCTGCGCGCGCAACAACCTGCTCAAGACCGCGCTGTTCGGCAACGACCCCAACTGGGGTCGGGTGCTCGCCGCGATCGGCACGACCGACGCCGCGTTCGAGGCCGACCAGGTCGACGTCACCATCAACGGCGTGACCGTCTGCCGCGGCGGGGCGATCGGCGACCCCCGCGAGGGCGTCGACCTCACCGGCCGGGCCATCACGATCGACGTCGACCTGAAGGCCGGTAGCGAGCAGGCCACGATCTGGACCAACGACCTGTCCATCGCTTACGTGCACGAGAACTCGGCGTACTCGACATGA